In the Euphorbia lathyris chromosome 5, ddEupLath1.1, whole genome shotgun sequence genome, one interval contains:
- the LOC136228722 gene encoding glutamate receptor 3.2-like isoform X2, with product MRIKSVKSVYPFYLIHSLKFCTRKLVDAGSLLNGEKGMGCVSAIGYTPLHGSHAPPLNLHTVSKDSNTLLNHTHGFEVNMVNSSSLDSSMKFANYMNKDSGFRKTKRRNNRLKIAVPMKSSFKQFVEVSDDEKRINGFSIDVFRAALRLLPNKFIYQMVPFNGSSDDLLKKVALKTFDAAVGDIMIKAEGFQFLEFSHPYVEAGLARVVKTRVDKSQPWLLFTLFTPGMWFSMAGMSLFTGFVVWFIEHQNNEELNESPARSISTVLWISLATLYLGHRETRNNSLSHFVLGPWLLLMLVVSATFTSSLTSLLTNSGAAPSLAMDVNELKRSNAIVGSNGNLFVDQYLVEVLGFKPRNIRSMSSSNEYAKALSAGDIKAAFILTPYAKVFLAEYCRGFAVAGPTYKLGGFGFVFQKGSALALGMSQAILRLSESGELQMMEERMLSSFTCSVSASHAKKTQSLGAEPFLGLFIISGCASAIALLIALFRQLKSESGPIGGRFWSSLFILFSLFQRKISTSR from the exons ATGAGAATCAAATCAGTAAAAAGTGTTTACCCTTTTTACCTCATCCATTCTCTTAAGTTCTGTACTCGAAAACTAGTTGATGCTGGTTCATTGCTTAATGGAGAAAAAGGAATGGGTTGTGTTTCTGCAATTGGTT ACACTCCTCTCCATGGCTCGCATGCACCGCCTTTAAATCTCCACACAGTATCCAAGGATTCAAATACTTTGTTGAATCATACACATGGTTTTGAAGTAAATATGGTGAATTCTAGTTCATTAGATTCATCGATGAAATTTGCAAATTATATGAATAAGGACTCTGGATTCAGGAAAACAAAGCGGAGAAACAACAGGTTGAAGATTGCTGTGCCGATGAAATCAAGCTTCAAGCAATTTGTGGAAGTAAGCGATGATGAGAAACGCATTAATGGGTTTTCAATTGATGTCTTTCGAGCAGCTCTTCGCCTCCTGCCAAACAAATTTATCTACCAGATGGTTCCCTTTAATGGTTCTTCTGATGATTTGCTTAAGAAAGTTGCCCTCAAG ACTTTTGATGCAGCTGTTGGTGATATAATGATAAAAGCTGAAGGATTTCAATTCTTGGAATTCTCACATCCATATGTAGAAGCAGGACTAGCCAGGGTGGTGAAAACTAGAGTAGATAAATCACAGCCATGGTTGCTTTTTACCCTTTTTACTCCAGGGATGTGGTTTTCCATGGCAGGCATGAGCCTTTTCACCGGTTTTGTTGTCTGGTTTATTGAACACCAAAACAATGAAGAGCTTAATGAATCACCTGCAAGATCAATATCAACTGTTCTATGGATTTCCCTTGCAACACTTTATTTGGGGCATA GAGAAACTCGGAATAATAGTTTGTCTCATTTTGTGCTCGGGCCATGGTTGTTGCTGATGCTAGTTGTTTCTGCTACATTCACGTCAAGCCTCACGTCCCTATTAACCAACTCCGGTGCTGCTCCATCTCTAGCAATGGATGTTAATGAGCTGAAGAGGTCGAATGCCATTGTCGGTAGCAATGGAAATTTGTTTGTTGATCAGTATCTAGTGGAAGTCTTAGGGTTCAAGCCAAGGAATATAAGAAGCATGTCTTCTAGTAATGAATATGCAAAGGCTTTATCAGCTGGAGATATTAAGGCTGCTTTCATTTTAACGCCTTATGCTAAAGTTTTTCTTGCAGAATACTGCAGAGGCTTTGCTGTTGCAGGTCCTACCTACAAGCTAGGCGGATTCGGCTTT GTGTTTCAGAAGGGATCTGCATTGGCACTAGGCATGTCACAGGCAATTCTAAGGCTGAGTGAAAGTGGGGAACTCCAAATGATGGAAGAAAGAATGCTTTCCTCATTCACTTGCTCAGTTTCAGCATCTCATGCTAAAAAGACTCAAAGTTTAGGAGCAGAACCATTTTTAGGATTGTTCATTATCTCAGGTTGTGCTTCTGCAATTGCACTATTAATCGCATTGTTTCGTCAGTTGAAAAGCGAATCAGGACCAATAGGGGGAAGATTTTGGAGTAGTCTAtttattcttttctctcttttccaaAGAAAAATCAGTACCAGCAGATGA
- the LOC136228722 gene encoding glutamate receptor 3.2-like isoform X1, with translation MLVHCLMEKKEWVVFLQLVVSFLNLLLLLLSISTILKVKDEVNALKLKDFACSAGVPDTPLHGSHAPPLNLHTVSKDSNTLLNHTHGFEVNMVNSSSLDSSMKFANYMNKDSGFRKTKRRNNRLKIAVPMKSSFKQFVEVSDDEKRINGFSIDVFRAALRLLPNKFIYQMVPFNGSSDDLLKKVALKTFDAAVGDIMIKAEGFQFLEFSHPYVEAGLARVVKTRVDKSQPWLLFTLFTPGMWFSMAGMSLFTGFVVWFIEHQNNEELNESPARSISTVLWISLATLYLGHRETRNNSLSHFVLGPWLLLMLVVSATFTSSLTSLLTNSGAAPSLAMDVNELKRSNAIVGSNGNLFVDQYLVEVLGFKPRNIRSMSSSNEYAKALSAGDIKAAFILTPYAKVFLAEYCRGFAVAGPTYKLGGFGFVFQKGSALALGMSQAILRLSESGELQMMEERMLSSFTCSVSASHAKKTQSLGAEPFLGLFIISGCASAIALLIALFRQLKSESGPIGGRFWSSLFILFSLFQRKISTSR, from the exons ATGCTGGTTCATTGCTTAATGGAGAAAAAGGAATGGGTTGTGTTTCTGCAATTGGTTGTGAGTTTTttaaatttgttattattaCTCTTATCAATCTCAACCATTTTAAAGGTCAAAGATGAAGTCAATGCCTTGAAACTGAAAGATTTTGCTTGTTCTGCTGGCGTACCAGACACTCCTCTCCATGGCTCGCATGCACCGCCTTTAAATCTCCACACAGTATCCAAGGATTCAAATACTTTGTTGAATCATACACATGGTTTTGAAGTAAATATGGTGAATTCTAGTTCATTAGATTCATCGATGAAATTTGCAAATTATATGAATAAGGACTCTGGATTCAGGAAAACAAAGCGGAGAAACAACAGGTTGAAGATTGCTGTGCCGATGAAATCAAGCTTCAAGCAATTTGTGGAAGTAAGCGATGATGAGAAACGCATTAATGGGTTTTCAATTGATGTCTTTCGAGCAGCTCTTCGCCTCCTGCCAAACAAATTTATCTACCAGATGGTTCCCTTTAATGGTTCTTCTGATGATTTGCTTAAGAAAGTTGCCCTCAAG ACTTTTGATGCAGCTGTTGGTGATATAATGATAAAAGCTGAAGGATTTCAATTCTTGGAATTCTCACATCCATATGTAGAAGCAGGACTAGCCAGGGTGGTGAAAACTAGAGTAGATAAATCACAGCCATGGTTGCTTTTTACCCTTTTTACTCCAGGGATGTGGTTTTCCATGGCAGGCATGAGCCTTTTCACCGGTTTTGTTGTCTGGTTTATTGAACACCAAAACAATGAAGAGCTTAATGAATCACCTGCAAGATCAATATCAACTGTTCTATGGATTTCCCTTGCAACACTTTATTTGGGGCATA GAGAAACTCGGAATAATAGTTTGTCTCATTTTGTGCTCGGGCCATGGTTGTTGCTGATGCTAGTTGTTTCTGCTACATTCACGTCAAGCCTCACGTCCCTATTAACCAACTCCGGTGCTGCTCCATCTCTAGCAATGGATGTTAATGAGCTGAAGAGGTCGAATGCCATTGTCGGTAGCAATGGAAATTTGTTTGTTGATCAGTATCTAGTGGAAGTCTTAGGGTTCAAGCCAAGGAATATAAGAAGCATGTCTTCTAGTAATGAATATGCAAAGGCTTTATCAGCTGGAGATATTAAGGCTGCTTTCATTTTAACGCCTTATGCTAAAGTTTTTCTTGCAGAATACTGCAGAGGCTTTGCTGTTGCAGGTCCTACCTACAAGCTAGGCGGATTCGGCTTT GTGTTTCAGAAGGGATCTGCATTGGCACTAGGCATGTCACAGGCAATTCTAAGGCTGAGTGAAAGTGGGGAACTCCAAATGATGGAAGAAAGAATGCTTTCCTCATTCACTTGCTCAGTTTCAGCATCTCATGCTAAAAAGACTCAAAGTTTAGGAGCAGAACCATTTTTAGGATTGTTCATTATCTCAGGTTGTGCTTCTGCAATTGCACTATTAATCGCATTGTTTCGTCAGTTGAAAAGCGAATCAGGACCAATAGGGGGAAGATTTTGGAGTAGTCTAtttattcttttctctcttttccaaAGAAAAATCAGTACCAGCAGATGA
- the LOC136230120 gene encoding glutamate receptor 2.8-like: MACLVAFLISILVFSANFTFSDGVHMKNHEGNNSITNIGGVVDSSSRVGREEKIAMDIAAQDFYNSTGNNLSLHTLDLSMNSAPPAFAASNFIQDQKLQAIVGALTWQEAVLVAETKKVPILSLAPAPSLIMPKNELPVINMFDDLSVRIHLISAVVASFKWRKVIALYEETNPYTSNLGIITLLSTSLRDHGIELEDYSAFPAVSSLSQPNMFIHKELDKLKGKQSKVFILVQSSLTLTTLLFEQAKEMGMLEKGYVWIMADGTAPLIDSFSSSMLASMQGVVGCKTHYSDTSPSFKEFELKFLRKFQAEYPKEMNPYPSSYAIRAYDSILTIAKMLQSRNNSETLLQHILSSDFEGLSGRIHFKNNKLANVPAFRIFNIVSNSYREFGFWSQEYGFTTKPVENSKGERKNLTVEEALGTVYWPGGTTSVPNGLVETETEANKQVRIAVPASSMFTQFTKVIHDVNQNVTYIGGFSVRVFEAAVRYLQYPLIYNLVPFYGSHDDMIKQVSLNIFDAAIGDILITANRKQPVEFSQPYIEANLVMIVTKTKSDTWKQSWMFLKPFSKGMWLLMAAMTVSTGFVVWALEHRMNADFRGPPNRQVGTSLWFAFSTVLFAHRESIRSQWTRLVLAPWLFLILIITSTYTANLSSILTNPKLEPSETDIGSLKATNATVGCDGNSFIIWYLKEVLDFKENNIKIISSPEDLAKSLSNGDIRAAFMLSPHARAFLSEYCQGFTISGPTFKLSGFGYVFPRHSALALDISEAIIYLKQSGELHQLEEEKLSYSKCLTSASNTEDQSLGIAPFAGLFIISGCVSVVGLIVAVIRQLRTHWEKFTFFQTMWLCRGLWLWIAAFLTPNKAKAEIELSIESCEPPRKINDYPEELVIG, from the exons ATGGCTTGTTTGGTTGCATTCCTTATCTCCATACTTGTATTCTCTGCAAACTTCACATTCTCAGATGGCGTTCATATGAAAAATCATGAAGGAAACAATTCCATTACCAATATTGGGGGAGTCGTTGACTCGAGCTCCCGAGTCGGTAGAGAAGAGAAGATCGCCATGGATATTGCTGCTCAAGATTTTTACAACTCAACAGGCAATAATCTGTCTCTGCATACTCTAGACTTGTCAATGAACTCTGCTCCACCTGCTTTTGCAG CAAGTAATTTCATCCAGGACCAAAAGTTGCAAGCCATAGTTGGAGCATTGACATGGCAGGAAGCTGTATTAGTTGCTGAAACAAAGAAAGTACCTATACTTTCTTTAGCACCAGCACCGTCTTTAATCATGCCGAAAAATGAACTGCCTGTGATCAACATGTTCGACGATCTATCTGTTCGTATCCATCTGATATCTGCTGTTGTTGCTTCCTTCAAATGGCGAAAGGTGATTGCTTTATACGAAGAGACGAATCCATACACGAGCAATTTAGGCATCATCACTCTCCTATCTACTTCGCTGCGTGATCATGGTATAGAGCTTGAAGACTACTCTGCCTTTCCAGCAGTGTCTTCGCTTTCGCAACCGAACATGTTCATCCATAAAGAATTGGATAAGCTGAAGGGTAAACAAAGCAAGGTGTTTATACTTGTTCAATCTTCATTAACTTTAACTACACTATTGTTTGAACAGGCTAAGGAAATGGGAATGTTGGAGAAAGGTTATGTTTGGATTATGGCAGATGGGACTGCTCCTCTTATTGATTCATTTAGCTCGTCGATGCTTGCATCGATGCAAGGAGTAGTCGGATGTAAGACTCACTACTCGGACACCTCTCCTTCATTCAAAGAATTTGAACTCAAATTTCTGAGGAAATTCCAAGCTGAATATCCTAAAGAAATGAATCCTTATCCTAGTTCATACGCGATTCGAGCATATGATTCGATTTTGACTATTGCTAAGATGTTACAAAGCAGGAACAACTCAGAAACGTTATTACAACATATCCTGTCAAGTGACTTTGAGGGTTTGAGTGGCAGAATACACTTCAAGAACAACAAATTGGCAAACGTGCCTGCTTTTCGGATTTTCAATATAGTTAGTAATAGCTATAGAGAGTTCGGATTCTGGTCTCAGGAATATGGTTTCACAACGAAACCTGTCGAGAATAGTAAAGGAGAACGCAAGAATTTGACAGTTGAAGAAGCGCTAGGCACGGTATATTGGCCAGGTGGAACAACTTCTGTACCAAATGGCTTGGTGGAAACTGAAACCGAAGCCAATAAACAGGTGAGGATTGCAGTGCCAGCAAGCTCCATGTTCACACAATTTACGAAAGTGATCCACGATGTTAACCAAAACGTAACATACATTGGCGGATTTTCAGTTCGTGTTTTCGAGGCTGCTGTAAGATATCTGCAGTACCCTTTAATTTACAACTTGGTTCCATTCTATGGATCTCATGATGACATGATAAAGCAAGTTTCTTTAAAT ATTTTCGATGCAGCTATTGGAGATATTCTGATAACAGCAAACAGGAAACAGCCTGTAGAGTTCTCACAGCCTTATATTGAAGCAAACCTTGTGATGATCGTAACGAAGACGAAATCGGATACATGGAAACAGTCTTGGATGTTCTTGAAACCCTTTAGCAAAGGAATGTGGCTTTTAATGGCAGCTATGACTGTGTCCACAGGTTTTGTTGTTTGGGCACTTGAGCATAGAATGAACGCTGATTTTCGCGGTCCACCAAATAGACAGGTCGGAACATCCCTATGGTTCGCTTTCTCAACAGTTTTGTTTGCACATA GAGAATCAATCAGGAGTCAATGGACCCGTTTAGTGCTTGCACCATGGTTATTCCTCATCTTAATTATCACCTCTACTTATACAGCAAATCTTTCCTCAATCCTGACAAATCCAAAACTTGAACCATCCGAAACGGACATAGGTTCGCTCAAGGCAACAAATGCTACTGTTGGTTGTGATGGAAATTCCTTCATTATATGGTACTTAAAAGAAGTTCTGGATTTCAAGGAAAATAACATCAAGATCATATCTTCACCCGAAGACCTCGCGAAATCTCTATCAAATGGAGATATCAGAGCAGCCTTTATGTTATCTCCTCATGCTAGAGCTTTCCTGTCAGAATATTGCCAAGGATTCACCATTTCAGGACCAACATTTAAGCTCAGCGGTTTTGGCTAT GTTTTTCCAAGACATTCTGCATTGGCTTTGGACATATCAGAGGCTATTATATACTTAAAACAAAGTGGAGAACTTCATCAATTAGAGGAAGAAAAGCTTTCATACTCCAAATGCTTAACTTCAGCTTCTAATACTGAAGATCAAAGCTTAGGAATAGCTCCTTTTGCAGGCTTGTTCATCATCTCAGGATGTGTTTCGGTGGTCGGATTGATCGTTGCTGTGATTCGCCAATTGCGAACGCATTGGGAAAAATTCACATTCTTCCAGACAATGTGGTTGTGTAGAGGTCTCTGGCTGTGGATTGCAGCTTTTTTAACACCAAATAAAGCAAAAGCTGAGATTGAATTATCCATAGAGAGCTGTGAGCCTCCGAGAAAAATCAATGACTATCCGGAAGAGCTAGTGATAGGATAA